Proteins co-encoded in one Rhopalosiphum maidis isolate BTI-1 chromosome 2, ASM367621v3, whole genome shotgun sequence genomic window:
- the LOC113552105 gene encoding 40S ribosomal protein S21, which yields MQNDAGEFVDLYCPRKCSASNRIIPAKDHASIQINLAEIDSSTGRITGNHKILTISGAIRRMGESDDCITRLAKEHGIVAKNF from the exons atgcaaAACGACGCTGGAGAATTTGTTGACTTGTACTGCCCAAGGAAATG ctcTGCCAGCAACCGTATCATTCCCGCTAAAGATCACGCTTCCATTCAGATCAATTTAGCCGAAATTGACTCGTCCACTGGTCGCATTACTGGAAATCACAAAATCTTGACCATTAGTGGAGCTATTCGTCGTATG ggAGAGTCAGATGACTGCATAACGAGGTTAGCAAAAGAACACGGGATTGTAGCTAA GAATTTCTAG